The Xenopus laevis strain J_2021 chromosome 7S, Xenopus_laevis_v10.1, whole genome shotgun sequence genome includes a window with the following:
- the LOC108697898 gene encoding P2X purinoceptor 7-like, producing the protein MQNMSLQETAISCTSHSNEEEDLLNQMRIWPEIRKDEDCFPKNVLHSKQRLHDTRQKEATQEIQAQSEQQLNEDVADIRWCGCGNCTPMPSLIEHLCCHEQPIIFSKIPDERNCITECKFFNELISRERADLNFKMTTLGLRKQPNDAEYTRGLRKASYRNFSVWIYGNLGTSRTKPIPSCVVKVIRSSFPDPQSKNIGFL; encoded by the exons ATGCAAAATATGTCTTTACAAGAAACGGCAATTAGTTGTACCTCGCACTCCAATGAAGAAGAG GATCTTCTAAACCAAATGAGGATATGGCCTGAAATAAGAAAGGATGAGGACTGtttccccaaaaatgtattgCACTCCAAACAAAGGCTCCATGATACAAGACAGAAAGAAGCCACGCAAGAAATCCAAGCCCAATCAGAACAACAACTTAATGAAGATGTTGCTGACATCAGATGGTGTGGTTGTGGAAACTGTACCCCGATGCCTTCACTTATAGAACACCTATGCTGTCATGAGCAACCAATTATATTTTCCAAAATTCCTGATGAAAGAAATTGTATCACTGAGTGCAAATTCTTTAACGAGTTGATCAGCAGGGAAAGGGCTGACTTGAACTTTAAAATGACGACTCTGGGCTTGAGAAAGCAACCCAACGATGCAGAATATACGAG AGGCCTAAGAAAAGCAAGTTATAGGAACTTCAGTGTATGGATTTATGGAAACCTTGGTACCAGCCGTACAAAACCAATTCCATCTTGTGTGGTTAAAGTTATCAGATCTTCCTTCCCggaccctcaaagtaaaaataTTGGCTTCCTTTGA